The Maridesulfovibrio hydrothermalis AM13 = DSM 14728 DNA window TGCTTTTGCGTGGCTGTGTTTTACGCCGGGGCCGGAGAGGTATGCTTCACGTCCTGCTTTTACAGCGCGGCCAAAGGCTTTGGCCATCATTGCAGGATTGCTGGCAGTTGCTATTGCCGTGTTTACCAGACAGGCATCAGCTCCCATTTCCATTGCTTCGCAAGCTTCGGAAGGGCGGCCGATTCCGGCATCAACTATGATGGGCAGGTCTATTTCTTCAATTAAAATACGGATCATTTCACGGGTCTTTAGACCACGGTTTGTTCCGATAGGCGCGCCAAGCGGCATAACCGCAGCAGCTCCGGCATCTGCCAGAGAACGGGCGACGTAGAGGTCTGCATTGACGTAGGGCAGAACTACAAAACCTTCCCGGGCAAGAATCTCGGTGGCTTTTGCGGTTTCGTAACCGTCCGGCAACAGATATTTGCTGTCAGAGATGACTTCAATTTTAATCCAGTCACCGCAGCCCATAGCCTTTGCCAGACGGGCAATACGTATGGCTTCTTCAGCGGTCCGCGCACCTGAGGTGTTGGGCAGAAGCTGCATGTGTTCCGGTATGAAATCCATCACATTTCCAGTGTCGGATTCAAGGTCCACCCTGCGCAGAGCCACAGTGATTATCTGCGAACCTGATGCTTCGCATATTTCAGGAATTACCGAATCATCGGCGTATTTACCGGTTCCGGTGAGTAGGCGGCTGTTAAATTTAATTCCACCGAGTTTAAATAGATCTTCATTCATCGTATTAACCTCCGCCTACAAAGCGCAGTACTTCGAGGTGATCCCCGTCTTTTATTATAGTAGATCCGAAAGCGTCAGCCGGGATGATTTCAGCGTTAAGCTCAATCACCACCGTGTCGGGTGTGATCTGCTTGGATTCAAGTAAAGATATTATGCTTGATCCATCATCAATTTCAGTTTCTTTTCCATTAAGTGTGACAATCATTGTCTGCTCCATAAAAAAAATGCTCACCACATAGGGCGAGCTTATACGATAGATATAAATAGAATCTATTGATGCTTCCCTACGGCAGGATTACCCGCGTCAGGTTCAAAGGGTCAGGCGTAAAACGCCATCTCAGCCTGAATAGGCACCCCTAGCTGGCAAAGAGCGTATGTAAATACCGTAGCCGTGTAAAGGGGAAAACAAGGTTGTGGAGCTTGATTAAGCAGATCATCTTTACCGGCAGGTTGCTTTGGAATGTGGAGAGCAGGCAAAAAGGGGGAGTTCTGAAGCTTCCCCCTCAAGAAACAGATGAGTTACCAGCTTGAAAAATTATTTTTTACCGGGATAATATTCAGCATATTTAATAAAGTAGATATGTTCGGCGACATTGGTAATATGGTCACCGCACCTTTCAAGGCAGCGCATGGTGAAAAGCAGCGAAATGAATCCTTTGCCGTCGGGGTCTTCACCTTCAACACAATCCTTCATTCCGATGAGAGCTTCTTTGAAAAGGGCGTCCACGTTGCTGTCGCTGTGCCATACTTCTAGAGCTTTTTCGACGTTGAATTCTTTGAAAGCAGCAAGGATCTGGGCCAGCATGGCTGTCACCTCCTGTCCCATATGCTGAACATACGCCATATGCGGCTTATGTTCTTCTGCGGCCGTACGTTTGCCCTTGTTGGCGATGCTTTTGGCGTAGTCTGCAATGCGTTCAAGGTCAGAAGCTATCTTGCTGCATGAAAGGATGTAGCGCAGGTCAGCAGCTTTTGGTTCCATTTTGGTGACTATCATTAACGATGTCCGGTCAACTTTACGCTCCAGATCATTTACATCATTGTCGCGCTCGATGATTTTTTCAGCTTCTTCCGCATCATTATCTGCAAAGGCTTTAAGTGCTCTGTTTATCTGGTCGAGGGAAAGATAACCAAGTTCAAGAACCAGATCCTGAAGTTCTGCCAGTTCTGCTTCATATACTTTTAAAGGATGGTGCATATCCATAATTGATTCTCCTGAATCTTGAATGTTTGGGCGGCTCTTTGCGGTCGCTTTTTTATGTGAACAGGACTCAGCCGGGGGATTTAACTTCTGCCGCATGTGTATGAAATCGGGACGTCTTAACAGCAAGTCCGCCTTTGCGTAAACTTGCCGTCAAATAATCAAGGTAGAATCGGAAATATATTCAGGAAAACGTATACGGTCTTTTTGTTACAGAATTATGGCGTACAGGTGAAATGCAGGATATAAAATAAGTCGTTTGTCAGTGAATGAAGTTATTGCCGTACTCAGTTGTTTTCAGACTTTATTGATATGATTTTTGTGTGAAGATTATTTGCAGATAATAAATTTGAGAATGTATAAATTAATCAAAATCACCTGATTGGAGTTCAAATATTCTTCAATTTATACTGTAAAACAATTTTCTTGACGTTCTTGACTTAGTCGTGCATGTATTTGCATTATAAATCCAGTGTGCGCTGTCGGGGGTGTTTACACGGATCTCATCTACATTTCAGTAATTGAATTACCTGCTTGCAATGAAATTAAAGTATTGATCGTTGTAATTGGTTTTGCAGTTGTTGAGCACTGATTCTTATCCCGATATAGAAAATTGCAATTTATAATTGATGGCGGTCAAAGATATTATTAATTTTTGATTGGTTTTGCGGTTATTATTGTTTGATAGCTTTATTGTGTATAATTGTTTGTTATTTCTGTATAATTTGTTGGTGGTTTGATCTAATGTTGTGGCTAAATATAAAAGAAGGCTTGTTTATATATGTTGAAGAATCAAAACAAATATAAAGTATATTTGTATCTTTCGATTATGCTGATGGCAGTGCTTATCGGTAGTGCTATTGTGAGCTTTGCATTTTTAAAGACCATGTTTGCAACTTCGGCCGTCATCAATACTGTAATTATAGCGGTTTTTCTGGGCAGTGTGGTTACTGCTTTCCGTTATATATTAACGGTTCGTAAAGATATTGCTCTTTTCCGTGAATTTACGAAATGGTGTGAAGCTCCTGAGGATACCGATTTTGATATTGATGATATTAAAAAGAGCATTCTCGGTACAGTTTTAGGGCCTATCGGATGTTCAATTAAAGAGCATGGAGTGCTGGTGGTGCATTCCACCAGTGACAGCCGCTCTATTATAGAAGGGTTGGAGCAGAGTATCTCATCAAGAACCATGCTGATTTCCTTTCTTGGCGGTTTTCTGGTTCTGCTTGGACTTATGGGAACCTTTCTCGGTCTGACAATTACTCTCCAGTCTATGGGAGAGATATTGAGTACTCTGGCCGGCGGTTTAAGCGATGCCAGTGATACTTCTATTATGCAGGTTATGATTCAACTGATTATTGAACTCAAAAATCCGATGGCAGGAATGGGAACGGCTTTTTCTACTTCGCTTTTTGGGCTTTCCGGTAGTGCTGTAGTTGGTATCCTTTCAATTTTGCTTAGCCGGATGCACGATCAGCTTAAGTTGGGGCTGGAAAACTGGCTTAATGAAAAGACAGAATTTTATGCTGCAAGCGGAACTGGCGGGGCCGGTGCATTTCCTGTTGATCAGGATATGGGAAGTCAGCTTGCAGCTATTTCAAATCAGCTGGCTCATAATAATGAATCCATGCTGGAAGTGCTGGAAAATACAAATAAATTTTTGCTTAAATTGACAATCTTGCAGCAACGCTCTGCTGAGGCAATTAATACTGTACAAGATCAGTCAATTGAAACTACCAAGGAAATCGGTCTTGGCAATGAGCTGACCGGTAGACTTATTAAAGAGTCTCGGCAGATGGTGGTTGCTCTGGAGCGCAGTATTGAGTCTCTGGAACGCAATAAGTAAGTGCGTATTTTGTTGCCTTTGAGTCTAGGCAGCTTTGATTTTATAACTCTCTGGTGAAAAATGTTTCAAACGGCATTTAAGTTATTTTTTATAGTTACGGTTACTTGCTCAGTCTTTTCGGGACTGGGTAATGACCTGTTTGCGCAGGATTCAATGAATTCTTTGGTGGAAGCAAAGGCGGATGCTGTTGTTCCGCCTGAAAACCTTTCAGATATCAGCTTTAAAGATGAAGGTTATTCCAGTGCTGAAAATATTGATTCGTTTAAACCCGGATTTATCAGTGTCGGAACAGCTACCGCTAACAACACGTCTTTGCAGAAGTCTTCGGTAAATAATAATTCCGGTGAGGTTTTGTCTATCTATCAAGCCTGCCGGCTTGCAATTGCCAAGCATCCGCTGGTGGCAAGCTCCTATTCTTCCAAGCTTGAGAAAGAAGCTGATTACGGCATTGCCAAAAGTGTCTACTATCCGCGCATAGATTTTCAAACCCAGCTCGGACCTTCCCGTGATCTGGCCTCTGATACGGAGACTTATGGTGAAGGTTCTATTTCAGTTACCCAGACGCTTTATGATTTCGGGGGCTTACAGGACACTGTTGCCAGCGCCCGTCTTAAGGCGGAAAGTGCAAATCTTCGTCTTGCAAGGACGAATGAAGATATAGCTGCGCTGACTATCAATTCTTACCTGACAATCTTGCAGGCTCAGGAATTGCTTAATGTTTATAACAGTGCGCTTGATTTTTATAACAAGCTGCTGGCAACATTCTGGGAGCGGTATAATGCCGGTATTTCCTCTAAGGCGGATGCTCAGAAAGTGGAAGTCTCACTTCGGTCGACGCAGTCACAGTTAGCTGTTCAGACCCAGCAGCTTAAAACGGCTAAACTCCTGCTTGAAAATATAATCAAGCAACCTGTTTATGATGTTGAAACTGACGTTAATATTTTGAAGATGGATATTGACCGGACGCTTGAAGAGTCTTTCAGCATTGCTCTTGAAAATAATGTGGGGCTTAAGGCTTACGACAGAGATATTCAATCGCAGCAACGAGTGGTTTCAACTAAGGATTCAGAATATTACCCGTCGCTTGGCTATCGTTTGCAGGCTAAAAATGAGTACCAGAGAGATAATGGTGAGAAATTCTCTCTTGATGCACAGCTGACGCTTAATTGGAATCTGTTTAACGGGTTTGCAACTGACGAAAGAATTAAGAAGGAAGAAGCTGTTCTAAAGCGTATGGTCGCAACCAGAGAAGCGACTGAATTAGAGGTTCAGAACGTTCTATCTGACGCATTCAATGCACACGAGTCATCAAAAAAGGAATTTGAACTGGCAAAAGAAGCTTATGACTCCAGCGTTTATCTTATGAGTCTTTATTTGAGTGAATTTGATCTCGGAATCCGCACCCTGCTTGACCTGATTACGGCAAGGGAAGGGCAGACAAGTGCAGCCACAAGAGAGGTCAATGCCCGGTTTGCGAGGATAAGGGCCGCTCTTAATATTTATCTTGAAGAAGGTCGTCTGGCTGAGGTTATCGGTTTACCATTAGACAAAGATCCTTTTCAATAAAAATCCGGTTAACAACCACAGGTGAATACCATGGCTGAACGTAATTCTGACAATACAGGCCAGCAAAGAGTAGCTCCTTCAACTGTTTATAAAGTTGAAGGCTCTCCTGACGATTACCGCTATATCCTCAGGGGGGCGGATCTTGTCTTGATTGATAAGAATGAGCAGGAACACGTATTCATGTTTGTAGGCAATATCATGAGTCTTGACGGTAAGGTGAACATGCAGTTCACCAGCGGCGAGAGTCTTGAGGCTCAGGATTTGTTTAATCGGTCAGAAATGCCTGAAGTCGAGCAGGAGGAAGAGTCTTCCGAGTGGCAGGTTCAACTCGACGAATCCCCTCCTCCTGCCGATACCGAAGGAAATTCTTCAGACGGTACAGGACTGCTCCCCCCTGATACCAGTATGGCCGAGGTTCTCGCTGCGCAGGCCGCTCTCGCATATGATCCTACTCAGGACATTCTTGATACTCAAAGGGAGCTTCTCCGGCAGATCAGCGCGGGCAATGATGGCGATGGTTCTAAAGCTGATAACAGGGTGGAGAATAAGGCTAATGATAATGCAGAAGAGAAGCCGGAGAAGTCGGAGAAGCCGGAGGAGCCTGTCGTTGACCCCGTTGACGAGCCGACATTAAATGGTGAAGGGAGTTCAGAATCAAAACCGGTGATATCTCCCGATGATATAAAAAAGCCTACTATAGAACTGGCTGATTCTTCAGATACAGGAGCCAGCAGCACTGACAACATAACTAAAGAGAGTGACCCTGAATTTATTGGAACCGCTGATGCAGGGGCAACAGTTCAAATTTATGTTGATAATGTATTGCAGGACACCGTTACCGCAAATGGAGACGGTAAATTTTCCACTACGGGGGTTTCCGGTTTTTTGCATGGTGAATATGATGTGAGAGCAGTTGCCGTTTTTGATGGAGGTGTCACCTCTGATTCAGATACCATGCGCCTTACCGTTGACCTTGTAGCACCTGAACTTCCGACCATAGAACTTTCTTCTCTGTCCAATACCACAACGGGAGAAGTTGATCCCGGATTCGTCTATACCAAGGACAATACCCCCACTTTACAAGGGATAAACGGCGACCCCGGAAGTACTGTTAGTATCTCTTACTGGAAGGGCGGGGTTTTGACTGAAATGGGCAAAGCCACCGTGGTCAGCGATGGATCGTGGGGCTTTAAAGTACCTGCTGAGCATACCCTTGCTGAGGGGACCTATAGGTTTCAGATTACAGCAACTGACCTTGCAGGTAATGTTTCTACTGATCTACCCGTTCTTTTGGACAATGTTGTTGTCAAAAATACATTTACGCCGGACACTTCAATAACTTTGGATGCTGATTCGAACTCAATGGATGCTGATGCCGGGGGAACGGTTGATGATACCATAACAAAAAATGAGACAATAAAGCTTAATATCTCAACAAGTGCCGATGCCCGCAAAGTTGAAATTTTTTATGAATCAGATGATCTCGGTATCGACAGTGTGTCAC harbors:
- the phoU gene encoding phosphate signaling complex protein PhoU, producing MDMHHPLKVYEAELAELQDLVLELGYLSLDQINRALKAFADNDAEEAEKIIERDNDVNDLERKVDRTSLMIVTKMEPKAADLRYILSCSKIASDLERIADYAKSIANKGKRTAAEEHKPHMAYVQHMGQEVTAMLAQILAAFKEFNVEKALEVWHSDSNVDALFKEALIGMKDCVEGEDPDGKGFISLLFTMRCLERCGDHITNVAEHIYFIKYAEYYPGKK
- a CDS encoding TolC family protein; this encodes MNSLVEAKADAVVPPENLSDISFKDEGYSSAENIDSFKPGFISVGTATANNTSLQKSSVNNNSGEVLSIYQACRLAIAKHPLVASSYSSKLEKEADYGIAKSVYYPRIDFQTQLGPSRDLASDTETYGEGSISVTQTLYDFGGLQDTVASARLKAESANLRLARTNEDIAALTINSYLTILQAQELLNVYNSALDFYNKLLATFWERYNAGISSKADAQKVEVSLRSTQSQLAVQTQQLKTAKLLLENIIKQPVYDVETDVNILKMDIDRTLEESFSIALENNVGLKAYDRDIQSQQRVVSTKDSEYYPSLGYRLQAKNEYQRDNGEKFSLDAQLTLNWNLFNGFATDERIKKEEAVLKRMVATREATELEVQNVLSDAFNAHESSKKEFELAKEAYDSSVYLMSLYLSEFDLGIRTLLDLITAREGQTSAATREVNARFARIRAALNIYLEEGRLAEVIGLPLDKDPFQ
- the thiS gene encoding sulfur carrier protein ThiS, producing MIVTLNGKETEIDDGSSIISLLESKQITPDTVVIELNAEIIPADAFGSTIIKDGDHLEVLRFVGGG
- a CDS encoding thiazole synthase, whose amino-acid sequence is MNEDLFKLGGIKFNSRLLTGTGKYADDSVIPEICEASGSQIITVALRRVDLESDTGNVMDFIPEHMQLLPNTSGARTAEEAIRIARLAKAMGCGDWIKIEVISDSKYLLPDGYETAKATEILAREGFVVLPYVNADLYVARSLADAGAAAVMPLGAPIGTNRGLKTREMIRILIEEIDLPIIVDAGIGRPSEACEAMEMGADACLVNTAIATASNPAMMAKAFGRAVKAGREAYLSGPGVKHSHAKASSPLTGFLHEG